In Lycium ferocissimum isolate CSIRO_LF1 chromosome 11, AGI_CSIRO_Lferr_CH_V1, whole genome shotgun sequence, a single genomic region encodes these proteins:
- the LOC132037430 gene encoding auxin-binding protein ABP19a-like, whose product MYFQAFFIFSLIFISSSEAAVLDFCVGDLNLPDGPGGYACKKPSKVTADDFVFSGLATPVKLNPIIKAGVTPAFAPQFPGLNGLGISMARLDLAIGGVIPMHTHPGGSEVLYVVQGNICAGFVSSSDNKVFFKTLKPGDIMVFPQGLLHFQIHSGKSPAVAMISFSSPTPGLQITDFALFANDLPTEIVAATTFLDAATIKKLKGVLGGTN is encoded by the coding sequence ATGTATTTCCAAgccttcttcatcttctcccttatcttcatctcctcctctgAAGCCGCTGTCCTCGATTTCTGTGTCGGGGACTTGAACTTGCCTGACGGTCCCGGTGGTTACGCTTGCAAAAAACCTTCCAAAGTAACTGCTGATGACTTTGTATTTTCCGGCTTAGCAACTCCAGTTAAGCTAAACCCTATCATCAAAGCCGGGGTAACTCCTGCATTTGCTCCACAATTTCCAGGACTCAATGGCCTTGGCATATCAATGGCTAGGCTTGATTTGGCTATAGGTGGAGTTATCCCAATGCACACACACCCTGGAGGATCCGAAGTGCTTTATGTTgtccaaggaaatatttgtGCTGGATTCGTTTCGTCCTCAGACAACAAAGTTTTTTTCAAGACCCTTAAACCTGGAGACATTATGGTTTTCCCACAAGGGTTGTTGCATTTCCAGATTCATTCAGGGAAAAGTCCAGCTGTGGCTATGATTTCATTCAGTAGCCCAACACCAGGTCTTCAAATTACAGACTTTGCTCTATTTGCTAATGATTTACCTACTGAAATTGTGGCAGCTACCACGTTCCTTGATGCTGCTacaatcaagaagttgaagggaGTTCTTGGTGGCACCAACTAA